One window from the genome of Vespula pensylvanica isolate Volc-1 chromosome 11, ASM1446617v1, whole genome shotgun sequence encodes:
- the LOC122633023 gene encoding tyrosine-protein phosphatase 69D-like, whose amino-acid sequence MFLQNGLPMSKTSLLILCCLVLVSAGLDDGETDKTENIWQKNEKIATLEITTSQDINGIEAGSTPSLTCKLSVPGQVWWTTKGNNLTTIKDFEHAGRFDIKKASRNDTGDYKCMARTTEGELLEKEIHIRVIEPGRITSDKDVRIKVSESANLTCHVFGYPLSNFSWLKGNDTKTSENLKNHSTVTHVNETYVIMTLEFKILSRKDNGTYICKAQDNNGIISAYRHLFVIDVPKVSIDFIKAVGAGSIFLNWTVDDGNEPIKEYLIRHMKNGTDQFQYYRKQIGGDISSYVLKDFENGTAYKIGISADNAVGSSHIQFYPHWVTTLEKDPVFIPKVSVNGVTENSITIAWTVPPPHLKEHVHFYNLMATHKDQKRQAVYPAQQFTVYAFVDLDPATIYKFKIAACSEYTKQCGNWSTEVNGTTLDGVAGPPKDLLVTCQYDNISSSSFISISWTSPEKTNGVITRYNLQLSGIAKFKNDMGRLDIDKWSLPVKSISNKNSVRYGQIPANTNYTVHVHGVTRSRSPGKDATGNCTTPVTIPDRDSLNMRTWRKIENEGRQLFKLYLPRISERNGPICCYRVFLVKLAPQTSVSDLPPPEEINVYSYSYAHSSPTGGAYAAEAFDTDQLMSEIFLGDGVSSNGSVQCNRCIGLRAKGPPSVLHFVPETEPPTPTINGTSTTIFSTLSTTTSISPKTKSTIIDQKVESTTPTTIIKDSTESTARKKREDSSNSKTIFNEKSLESSPPPTQDGFLDERSNYTGFIEVIVFSSNEDRFLPAYSGYFNPLYGGIDLQSIAADEVTMLEIILQISIVLILIIMIPLIALCILHRYTKRVQQRGEEIITLRNSFRHLCRSLRGRHQLVAASPPDMPPIPKNELLQAYLQRHRDSDYGFQHEFELLPDRFIDRTTRASEARENLYKNRYPDIKCYDQTRVRLAQIDGICGSDYINANFVLGYKERKKFICAQGPMENTVCDYWRMIWEQHLELILMLTNLEEYSKTKCAKYWPDKSETKNFGDITVEHIRERAYSDYVVRELKMTRLGERDARTIVQYHFLVWKDFMAPEHPHAILRFIKRVNEAYSLEKGPILVHCSAGVGRTGTLVALDSLLQQLTEEGQVSIFNTVCDLRHQRNFLVQSLKQYIFIYRALMEMAQYGDTEIPASQLKATVTRLRQRDNGKEKCRMEEEYDKISSLLEDRKSFSVGGGEENRAKNRSELVIPYDRNRVILTPVPGREHSTYINASFIEGYDNFESFVITQDPLETTIADFWRMISEQCISTIVMLSDLNEGPRKCPRYWPDDETTYDHIRVRYIQSESCPYYTRREFCVSNTKTDESVVVTQYQYHGWPTVEGEVPEVTRGLIELVNQTESSGSLVVHCSYGSDRSSMFVALSILVQQLQTEKRVDIFTTTKKLRSQRHGMISTFAQYEFLYRAIVNYSDLHNLADGESVS is encoded by the exons ATGTTTCTTCAAAACGGTCTACCGATGTCGAAAACTTCTTTATTAATTCTCTGCTGTCTTGTATTAGTTTCTGCTGGCCTCGATGACGggg AAACAGACAAGACAGAAAATATTTGgcaaaagaatgaaaaaattgctACATTAGAGATAACAACATCTCAAGATATAAATGGAATTGAAGCAGGTAGTACACCTTCTTTAACATGTAAACTCAGTGTGCCTGGCCAAGTTTGGTGGACTACCAAAGGGAACAATCTTACAACGATTAAAGATTTTGAACATGCTGGAcgatttgatataaaaaaagcaaGCAGGAATGATACGGGTGATTACAAATGTATGGCTCGAACAACAGAAGGAGAACTTCTTGAGAAAGAGATTCATATTAGGGTGATAG aacCTGGTAGAATAACATCGGATAAAGATGTCAGGATAAAAGTATCGGAATCAGCTAACTTAACTTGTCATGTATTCGGCTATCCACTCTCAAATTTCAGTTGGTTAAAAGGAAATGATACTAAGACCAGTGAAAATTTGAAGAATCATTCGACTGTTACGCATGTAAATGAAACCTATGTAATAATGACATTAGAATTTAAAATTCTATCCCGTAAAGATAATGGTACATACATCTGCAAAGCACAAGATAATAATGGCATAATAAGTGCCTACAGACATCTTTTTGTAATCGATGTGCCAAAAGTTAgcattgattttataaaagctGTTGGTGCTGGAAGTATCTTTTTAAATTGGACAGTAGATGATGGTAATGAACcaattaaagaatatttaattagacATATGAAAAATGGAACAGATCAATTTCAGTATTATAGAAAACAAATTGGTGGAGATATTTCAAGCTATGTTCTGAAAGATTTTGAAAATGGCACAGCATATAAAATTGGAATTAGTGCTGATAATGCTGTTGGCTCATCtcatatacaattttatccACATTGGGTCACTACACTTGAAAAAG ATCCAGTGTTCATACCAAAAGTTTCTGTTAATGGCGTCACTGAAAATTCTATTACTATAGCATGGACTGTACCACCACCACATCTGAAAGAGCATGTgcatttttacaatttaatgGCAACTCACAAAGATCAAAAACGACAGGCAGTTTATCCAGCACAGCAGTTTACTGTATATGCATTTGTAGATCTTGATCCAGCTactatttacaaatttaaaattgCAGCTTGCAGTGAATATACAAAGCAATGTGGTAATTGGAGTACTGAGGTGAATGGCACGACATTAGATGGag TGGCTGGCCCACCGAAAGATTTGCTAGTTACATGTCAATATGATAACATAAGCAGTTCcagttttatttctatttcttggaCATCACCAGAGAAAACAAATGGTGTTATAACTCGATATAATCTACAATTAAGTGGCATagcaaaatttaaaaatgatatggGCCGGTTAGATATAGATAAGTGGTCTTTACCGGTTAAGAGTATCTCAAACAAGAACAGTGTTAGATATGGTCAAATACCAGCCAACACAAACTATAcg GTACATGTACACGGTGTGACTAGGTCTCGTTCTCCAGGAAAAGATGCAACTGGTAATTGTACAACTCCAGTTACCATTCCTGACAGAGACAGTTTAAATATGAGAACAtggagaaaaattgaaaatgaggGTAGacaattgtttaaattatatttaccaCGTATTTCGGAAAGAAACGGCCCGATATGTTGTTATCGAGTATTCTTAGTGAAATTAGCGCCACAAACGTCTGTTTCTGATTTACCGCCGCCCGAGGAAATAAACGTATATTCCTATAGTTATGCCCATAGTTCTCCAACAGGTGGTGCATATGCTGCAGAGGCATTTGACACTGATCAATTAATGTCTGAAATTTTTCTTGGCGACGGAGTATCTTCGAATGGTAGTGTTCAATGTAATCGATGTATTGGTCTTCGAGCTAAAGGACCACCTTCGGTATTACATTTTGTTCCTGAAACCGAACCTCCAACACCAACCATTAATGGAACAAGTACAACTATATTCAGTACACTATCAACAACAACTTCCATAAGTCCCAAAACCAAATCAACTATCATCGATCAGAAAGTAGAATCAACGACTCCAACTACAATTATCAAGGATAGTACGGAATCAACAGcacgtaaaaaaagagaagattcaTCAAAttctaaaacaatttttaatgaaaaatctttggAGTCATCGCCACCTCCTACACAGGATGGTTTTTTGGATGAAAGATCAAATTATACTGGTTTTATAGAAGTCATTG ttTTCAGTAGTAATGAGGATCGATTTCTACCCGCTTATAGTGGTTATTTTAATCCTCTTTATGGAGGAATAGATCTACAAAGTATAGCAGCTGATGAAGTAACTATGCttgaaataatattgcaaatttctattgttttaatattgatCATTATGATCCCGCTTATTGCACTTTGcatattacatagatatactaAACGTGTACAGCAAAGGGGAGAAGAAATTATAACTTTAAGGAATAGTTTCAG ACATCTTTGTCGAAGTCTTCGTGGGAGGCATCAGCTTGTAGCTGCAAGTCCGCCTGATATGCCACCAATTCCAAAGAACGAATTGTTGCAAGCATATCTCCAACGTCATAGAGATTCTGATTATGGCTTTCAACATGAATTTGAATTATTGCCTGATAGGTTTATAGATCGTACTACGCGTGCTTCTGAGGctagagaaaatttatacaaaaatcgTTATCCAGATATTAAATGTTATGATCAAACTAGAGTACGACTTGCACAAATAGATGGTATTTGTGGATCAGATTATATTAATGCAAACTTTGTTCTTGGTTATAAAGAACGCAAAAAGTTCATATGTGCACAAGGTCCTATGGAGAATACAGTATGCGATTATTGGAGAATGATTTGGGAACAACATTTAGAATTAATTCTTATGTTAACTAATCTGGAGGAATATTCTAAAACAAAGTGTGCAAAATATTGGCCCGACAAGAGTGAAACAAAAAACTTTGGAGATATAACAGTTGAACATATTCGTGAAAGAGCGTATTCTGATTACGTTGTACGTGAATTAAAAATGACACGTCTTGGAGAACGAGACGCTCGTACTATAGTACAATATCATTTCCTTGTGTGGAAAGATTTTATGGCGCCAGAACATCCTCATGCAATATTGAGATTTATCAAAAGAGTAAATGAAGCATATTCCTTAGAAAAAGGACCAATATTGGTACACTGTAGTGCAGGTGTTGGTAGAACAGGAACGTTAGTCGCTTTAGATTCTTTATTACAGCAATTAACAGAAGAGGGTCaagtatctatttttaatactgTATGTGATTTAAGACATCAACGAAACTTTTTGGTGCAATCTTTAAAACagtatatctttatttatcgtGCATTAATGGAAATGGCACAATATGGTGACACAGAAATTCCAGCATCCCAATTAAAAGCGACTGTTACACGtttgagacagagagataatggtaaagaaaaatgtcgaatgGAAGAGGAGTATGAT aaAATTAGTTCTTTAttagaagatagaaaatctttctctGTTGGAGGAGGTGAAGAAAACAGAGCAAAGAATAGAAGCGAATTAGTAATACCATATGACAGAAATCGTGTAATACTTACACCTGTTCCAGGCAGAGAACATTCAACATACATTAATGCCTCATTTATTGAAGGTTATGATAATTTTGAATCATTTGTTATCACCCAAGATCCATTGGAAACTACTATAGCTGATTTTTGGAGAATGATTTCAGAACAGTGTATATCTACAATAGTAATGTTATCTGAC ttgAATGAAGGACCACGAAAATGTCCACGATATTGGCCCGATGATGAAACTACTTATGATCATATAAGAGTACGATACATTCAAAGCGAGAGCTGTCCTTATTACACCCGTCGAGAGTTCTGTGTATCTAACACAAAGACAGATGAAAGTGTAGTTGTAACACAATATCAGTATCATGGATGGCCCACAGTAGAGGGCGAAGTACCTGAAGTAACGCGAGGTCTAATTGAACTTGTAAATCAAACGGAGTCAAGTGGCTCGTTAGTAGTACATTGCAGTTATGGTTCGGATAGAAGTTCGATGTTTGTGGCATTGAGCATATTAGTGCAACAACTACAAACCGAGAAACGTGTAGATATTTTTACAACAACAAAGAAACTCCGTTCTCAGCGGCATGGCATGATCAGTACTTTT GCTCAGTATGAATTCTTATATCGTGCTATTGTAAATTATTCAGATCTTCACAATCTTGCTGATGGAGAATCAGTCTCATAA
- the LOC122632942 gene encoding BRCA1-associated protein, which yields MSSPIVLVSLCVIRIEIVNPNQEETISTMAARKMRGRREPRDITLENYSCTTERPSPFLSSQGSSKPHLLPRANSEETSFTTCTSVSTSEGAEIIGATACSQSDQINFISGNPFVEVTKGILHLFKEDELTEMHNAADRSHTICMLSVPATMTCHDLLTFTAACHQDIQHVRILRDGNPNQYMALITFRSSSAASEFYETFNGAPYNSLEPDVVCHLVFVSKVEVGDNGMPLTGHTELPSCSVCLERMDESVDGILTILCNHTFHSSCLVKWGDTSCPICRYAQTPEPLADSHCMECAAGTSNEALWICLICGHIGCSRYHQGHAFEHYRDTHHCYAMQLGNNRVWDYVGDNFVHRLLQDKDGKMVEGGQTATKNEGAAMEEKVDSVQLEFTYLLTSQLETQRQYFEEKFNRLEQRSLSETTELREKLGHLMEENTHFKEQFTSLNKEKQSLEKRLQHTTTKLTQVQSELKEEKELRSSLQINQTTWQTKYKELQEELSELKTTKESEVRDLQEQVRDFMFYFEAQKQIENSANRDEIAAGQIVIAPSPSGSKVKGSRSSKGHKRH from the exons ATGAGTTCTCCAATCGTCCTGGTTTCGCTTTGCGTTATTCGCATTGAAATTGTTAACCCAAATCAGGAAGAAACAATTA GTACAATGGCTGCTAGAAAAATGAGAGGACGTAGAGAACCAAGGGATATTACTTTAGAAAACTACTCGTGTACTACTGAAAGACcatctccttttttatcttctcaaGGATCTAGTAAACCACATTTATTACCAAGAGCAAATTCTGAAGAAACTTCGTTTACTACATGTACTTCTGTATCAACTTCTGAAGGTGCAGAAATAATTGGGGCTACAGCTTGTTCACAATctgatcaaataaattttatttctggAAATCCATTTGTGGAAGTTACTAAAGGAATACTACATCTTTTTAAAGAAGA TGAATTAACTGAAATGCATAATGCAGCGGATCGCAGTCATACCATATGTATGTTGTCAGTTCCAGCAACAATGACTTGTCATGATCTTTTAACATTCACAGCAGCTTGTCATCAAGATATTCAGCACGTCAGAATTTTGCGGGATGGTAATCCAAATCAATACATGGCTTTAATTACATTTCGTTCTTCg AGTGCAGCTAGTGAATTTTATGAAACTTTCAATGGTGCACCTTATAATTCTTTGGAACCTGATGTAGTATGTCATCTGGTGTTTGTGTCAAAAGTTGAAGTAGGAGATAATGGTATGCCCCTAACAGGTCATACAGAATTGCCTTCATGCTCTGTTTGTTTAGAAAGAATGGATGAAAGTGTGGATGGTATATTAACTATATTATGCAATCATACATTTCATTCAAGTTGCCTTGTAAAGTGGGGTGATACATCATGTCCAATTTGTCGTTACGCTCAAACACCAGAACCACTTGCAGACAGTCACTGCATGGAATGTG CTGCAGGAACAAGTAATGAAGCCTTATGGATTTGTTTAATATGTGGTCACATTGGATGTTCTCGTTATCATCAGGGACACGCATTTGAACACTATCGTGATACTCACCATTGTTATGCAATGCAATTAGGCAACAATCGTGTTTGGGATTATGTTGGTGATAATTTTGTTCATCGTTTATTACAAGATAAAGATGGCAAGATGGTGGAGGGAGGACAAACAGCAACAAAAAATGAAGGTGCAGCTATGGAAGAGAAAGTTGATTCAGTTCAGTTagaatttacatatttattgaCATCTCAGCTTGAAACACAGCGGcaatattttgaagaaaagtTTAATCGACTAGAACAACGTTCTTTATCAGAGACTACAGAATTAAGAGAAAAGTTGGGTCATTTAATGGAAGAAAATACACACTTTAAG GAGCAGTTTACATCacttaacaaagaaaaacaatcttTGGAAAAACGCCTACAACATACTACGACTAAATTAACACAAGTTCAATCTGAactaaaagaggaaaaggaattAAGATCATCTCTTCAAATCAACCAGACAACATGgcaaacaaaatataaagaattacaAGAGGAACTATCAGAATTAAAAACTACAAAAGAATCTGAAGTAAGAGACTTACAAGAGCAAGTACGAGATTTTATGTTCTACTTTGAAGCtcaaaaacaaattgaaaattctGCAAATAGAGATGAGATAGCTGCCGGTCAAATAGTTATTGCACCAAGTCCTAGTGGAAGTAAAGTGAAAGGTTCTCGTTCTTCAAAAGGTCACAAAAggcattaa
- the LOC122633032 gene encoding TBC1 domain family member whacked has product MAESVAQVVEEELNGETESEASSIYQCGSVISTVPDRHGFLGGSQYSPERKVTIPPDVILRRERKWIRMLNNWSLFMTTNYRKVRERCRKGIPPSVRLRAWLNLCGGQLLMNENPNLYQELIKRPGDPKYIEDIKKDLHRQFPHHEMFVENAPGQQELFQVLKAYSILNAKVGYCQAQAPIAAFLLMHMPAVQAFWCLVAICDKYLVGYYSQGMETLIRDGDILFALLKRVSPVAYKHLKKQKMEPILYMTEWFLCVYTRTLPWESILRVWDMFLCEGVKIIFKVGLVLLKGCLGRTSLTKQCPTTYETLQVLRNPPQHIVEEEALVYQIQRLNLSEEDFEYEHQRQILKRKNKDQASLSTANGNG; this is encoded by the exons ATGGCTGAATCAGTAGCACAAGTTGTAGAAGAAGAATTGAATGGAGAAACGGAATCAGAAGCTAGCAGTATTTATCAATGTGGTTCAGTGATTTCAACTGTTCCAGATCGTCATGGTTTTCTTGGAGGTTCACAGTATAGTCCTGAAAG aaaGGTAACCATACCACCTGATGTTATattgagaagagaaagaaaatggataagaatgttaaataattGGAGTCTTTTTATGACTACTAATTATCGAAAAGTCAGAGAAAGATGCAGGAAAGGAATTCCACCTTCTGTAAGACTCAGAGCATGGCTTAATCTATGTGGAGgacaattattaatgaatgaaaatccAAATTTATAccaagaattaattaaaagaccTGGCGATCcaaaatatatagaagatataaaaaaagatttacatCGACAATTTCCTCATCATGAAATGTTTGTTGAAAATGCACCTGGACAACAAGAACTCTTTCAAGTATTGAAAGCATACTCTATTTTGAATGCAAAAGTTGGTTACTGTCAAGCTCAAGCACCTATCGCAGCCTTTTTATTGATGCATATGCCAGCAGTACAAGCATTTTGGTGTCTTGTTGCTATATGTGACAAATATCTTGTTGGTTATTACAGTCAAGGAATGGAAACATTAATACGCGATGGTGATATACTCTTTGCGCTTCTGAAAAGAGTTTCACCTGTTGCTTATAAGCATCTT aaaaaacaaaagatggAACCTATTTTGTACATGACCGAATGGTTTCTTTGCGTTTACACTCGGACTTTGCCATGGGAAAGCATTCTACGTGTTTGGGATATGTTCCTTTGCGAAGgagttaaaattatttttaaagtagGATTGGTATTACTTAAAGGATGTTTGGGTAGAACATCACTTACAAAGCAGTGTCCAACAACATATGAAACTCTTCAAGTTTTAAGAAATCCTCCACAACACATAGTAGAAGAGGAAGCTTTAGTATATCAG ATTCAAAGGCTAAATTTAAGTGAAGAAGATTTTGAATATGAGCATCAAAGACaaattcttaaaagaaaaaataaagatcaagCATCCCTCTCTACTGCCAATGGAAACGGTTGA
- the LOC122633034 gene encoding uncharacterized protein LOC122633034 gives MRHIIFKFLWLIIIPPLVDVNTKVLTTTESSADYLQKVMLELQQLHSPTTPKTYVGSTGNLQSDNLQQYNQNQNYSIQNHLSETHQFDQIFHKDDFRNSKTSSHKKIDLQHSGSENIPQYYEIRSPTYVSAANLKDSRLFAELAAIYKNALNKGPFISVSSSSNSDKRPQIVETHLELPVRQPAYHHYYFFPLKTIENEINKNDEHHLMSTYNIDNVAESASHKQLSNPLFIAISTFVSIAVLFMMGILFLPKLHQYGIFSTRGIQDDFLYLTNIVMGAIDKFED, from the exons ATGAGacatattatattcaaatttttatggCTCATTATTATACCGCCATTGGTCGATGTCAATACGAAGGTACTAACGACAACCGAGTCAAGTGCAGACTATCTTCAAAAAGTTATGCTCGAACTGCAACAACTTCATTCACCTACGACACCAAAAACTTATGTTGGATCTACTGGAAATCTTCAATCCGACAATTTACAACAGtataatcaaaatcaaaactACTCGATTCAAAATCATCTTTCTGAAACGCATCAATtcgatcaaatatttcataaggACGATTTTCGAAACTCGAAAACATCGtctcataaaaaaattgatttacaaCATTCTGGATCGGAGAATATACCGCAATATTACGag ATTCGCTCTCCCACGTACGTTAGCGCGGCAAATTTGAAAGATAGTAGATTATTTGCGGAACTCGCTGCAATCTATAAAAATGCGTTGAACAAAGGACCATTTATCAGTGTATCGTCCTCGTCAAATTCTGACAAAAGACCTCAAATCGTGGAGACTCACCTTGAATTACCAGTTAGGCAACCGGcgtatcatcattattattttttcccattaaaaacaattgaaaatgaaataaataaaaatgacgaaCATCATCTTATG AgtacatataatatcgataacgTTGCTGAAAGTGCATCTCATAAACAATTAAGCAATCCACTTTTTATAGCTATAAGTACATTTGTCAGTATAGCTGTTTTATTTATGATgggaattttatttttaccaaaACTTCATCAATATGGCATTTTTTCAACAAGAGGAATTCAAgatgattttctttatttaactaATATCGTTATGGGTGCTATTGATAAATTTGAGGactga